CGTACCAACATCAATATAGTGATTGCCGTCTAAATGCGGTGCCACAACCAGTGAATCAAGAATGTGTTTAACCACCATTTCTTGTGGATCACGAACAGAAGTTAAGTTGTAAGCTTTATTCCACTTATCAAGCATCTCAACATAACTAACCAATTGCTGTTTTTGCGTTTCAGATAATGAAATGGATGTTTTTGCCAATAAGGCATCTAATTTATTGCGAATCACGTAATGAACCCAGAAAGCAGCAAATCAGCACTAAGCTGATTTGCGTAATAAACCTTGTTTTTTTAAGTACACTAATAATAGCGAAATTGCCGCAGGTGTTATACCTGAAATTCGCGATGCTTGGCCGATAGTGGTTGGTCGTACATCAGTTAACTTGGCAACAACCTCATTTGATAAACCCGATACCTTGCTGTAATCAAAATCAGCTGGCAATAAGGTATTCTCATGGCGCAATTGCTTATCAATTTCGTCTTGCTGACGTGCAATATAACCTGCGTACTTAATTTGAATCTCAACTTGTTCGTGAGCTTGTGCATTATTCGTTTCAGGTGCTAAGCCATCAATCGCAACCAGATCGTTGTAATTTACTTCAGGGCGCTTAACCAGATCAGCAAGACTTGCTTCACGCGTTAATGGCATTTTTAGTAAGGCATTAACATTTTCAAGTGCTGGGTGATCTTTATGGATCCACGTATCTTTTAAGCGTTGAGACTCAAGCTCCATCACTTCGATCTTTTCGTTGAATGCCTGCCAACGAGCATCGTCAACTAAGCCAAGTTCACGGCCTTTCGCTGTTAAACGTAGATCGGCATTATCTTCACGTAATAATAAACGGTATTCAGCACGGCTTGTGAACATGCGGTACGGTTCTTTTGTACCAAGCGTTGCTAAGTCATCAATCAGTACACCTGTGTATGCTTCGTCACGGCGTGGTGTCCAAGCATCTTTGCCTTGTACTTGTAACGCAGCATTCATACCTGCAATTAAGCCCTGAGCACCAGCTTCTTCATAACCAGTAGTACCGTTAATTTGGCCAGCAAAGAATAAGCCGTTGATAAACTTAGTTTCTAAAGACTGCTTTAAATCACGTGGATCGAAGAAATCATATTCAATTGCATAACCTGGGCGGCAAATATGGGCATTTTCAAAGCCTTTAATCGATCTTACGATCTGCATTTGCACATCAAACGGTAAACTTGTCGAAATACCATTTGGATATAATTCGTGTGTAGTAAGGCCTTCAGGCTCAACAAAGATCTGGTGCTTGTCTTTGTCTGCAAAACGCATGATCTTATCTTCAATCGATGGGCAATAACGTGGGCCGATGCCTTCAATTACACCAGCATACATTGGTGAACGATCAAGGTTATTGCGAATAACGTCATGCGTTTTTTCATTAGTGTAAGTGATATAGCAC
This region of Pseudoalteromonas spongiae UST010723-006 genomic DNA includes:
- the mnmG gene encoding tRNA uridine-5-carboxymethylaminomethyl(34) synthesis enzyme MnmG, which gives rise to MLFHEQFDVIVVGGGHAGTEAALASSRMGMKTLLLTHNIDTLGQMSCNPAIGGIGKGHLVKEIDALGGAMAQAIDKGGIQFRTLNSSKGPAVRATRAQADRKLYKEAIQQTLQNQENLTIFQQSCDDLIVDGDTVKGVVTQMGLKFEAPSVVLTVGTFLGGTIHIGMENFSGGRAGDPPSIALAKRLRELPFRVDRLKTGTPPRIDARTVDFSVMQPQPGDTPTPVFSFMGKQSDHPTQIPCYITYTNEKTHDVIRNNLDRSPMYAGVIEGIGPRYCPSIEDKIMRFADKDKHQIFVEPEGLTTHELYPNGISTSLPFDVQMQIVRSIKGFENAHICRPGYAIEYDFFDPRDLKQSLETKFINGLFFAGQINGTTGYEEAGAQGLIAGMNAALQVQGKDAWTPRRDEAYTGVLIDDLATLGTKEPYRMFTSRAEYRLLLREDNADLRLTAKGRELGLVDDARWQAFNEKIEVMELESQRLKDTWIHKDHPALENVNALLKMPLTREASLADLVKRPEVNYNDLVAIDGLAPETNNAQAHEQVEIQIKYAGYIARQQDEIDKQLRHENTLLPADFDYSKVSGLSNEVVAKLTDVRPTTIGQASRISGITPAAISLLLVYLKKQGLLRKSA